The window TGGGGGAGGTTCGGTGAGATACCAGGCGCCGGCGCACTGGCTCGCTGTCTGGAACGGGCGGGCTCGACGGGGGCTCCCGCGGCGGAGCCGGTCTCCCGCCTGGCCGAGGCGATGCGGGCGGAACGGTCGAGTGCGGCCGTGGCGCGCGCCCAGCGGGCCGGCGTGCTGATCACGGCGCCGGTGGGGCTCTGTTTCCTGCCCGCCTTTCTCGCGGTCGGGGTGGCGCCCGTGGTCATCGGCCTGGCGACCGGGCTGCTGCACACCGGTTGAGACAAGAGCGGCAATAGGTATTCATCCGAATTAATTCGAACCATTCTCGGGGGTTGAAATGGCACAGCGAATCAGGAGCTGGGTGCGGGGCATGGTGCGCCGAGCCCGCTCGGACGGCGGAATGACGACGTCCGAATATGCGGTGGGGACGATTGCGGCCTGCGCGTTCGCAGCGGTGCTCTACAAGGTGGTCACCAGTTCGCCTGTCATGTCGGCGCTGCAGTCGCTTCTCAAGGACGCGCTCGATGCGAAGTTCTGAGAGGCGGCCTCCCGGGAGCGGGAGCGGCGAGGCCGGGGGCGGCGGAGGGGGAGGCGACCGGGGCGCGGTGACGGCGGAGGCGGCCATGGTGATTCCGGTACTGGCGTTGTTCGCCCTGGCGCTTGTCTGGGCACTGATGGCCGCCTCCGCCCAGATCCGGTGTGTGGATGCGGCGAGGGCCGGTGCTCGGGCGGCGGCCCGCTCCGAACCGGAGGCGCAGGTGCTCGCGGCCGCCCGTTCGGCGGCACCCGACCGGGCTCGGGTCGATCTGGAACGGGCCGGGGAACTGTGGCGGGTACGGGTCGCTGCGCCGACACCCGGACCCGGCCCGCTGACCCTCACGCTGAGCGCGGAGGCGGCAGCGCTGGCCGAGGACACGGTGGGGGTGGTGCCGTGACGAGGGAGGATGCCGTCTCGGGCCAGGCGGCCCGGCGGCGGATCCGGCAGCCATGGCGGGCATGGCCGGTTCGGTGGGTGCGGTGTTTCCCGGGGGCGCGGCGGTGCGGGGGAGGGGATCGGGGAGTGGCGACCGTGTGGGTGGCGATGACCACGGCCACGCTGTGTGCGGTCTTCGCGGTCGTGCTCGCGCTCGGACAAGTGGTGGTCGCCCGGCACCGGGCCGGTGGGGCGGCGGACCTGGCGGCCCTGGCAGCCGCCGACCGGGCCCTGTGGGGGACGGAGGCCGCGTGCCGGGCGGCCGAGGAGGTGGCCGGGGCTCAGGGGGCGGTGGTGGTGCGGTGTGCGATGCAGGGGGAGATCGCCGATGTGACGGCCCGGGTGCGGTTCGGGCCGTACACGCCGACGGTCAGGTCCCGGGCGGGCCCTCCTGAGACCGTTCCGGGTCCGTCCGGCCCCCCGTGGACCGCTCCGGGACCGGGCTCGGCCCCTCCGGCTCTCCCGGCTCTTCCGGATCGGCTGGGGCGGACCTGAGGAGTTCGCCGAGGAGGCGGACGGCGCCTCGCTTGTGCAGCGGATCGTTGCCGTTGCCGCACTTGGGGGACTGGATGCAGGACGGGCAGCCCGCCTCGCACTCGCAGGAAGCGATGGCCTGGCGGGTGGCGGTGAGCCAGCTACGGGCGGTGTGGAAGGCCCGCTCGGCGAATCCGGCACCGCCGGGGTGGCCGTCGTACACGAAGACGGTCGGCAGCAGCGTGTCCGGATGGAGCGGCACCGAGACACCGCCGATGTCCCAGCGGTCGCAGGTGGCGAAGAGGGGCAGCATTCCGATCGACGCGTGCTCGGCGGCATGCAGCGCCCCGCCCAGGATCTCCGGATTGATGCGGGCGGCGTCCAGCTGGTCCTGGGTGACCGTCCACCACACGGCGCGGGTGCGCAGCGTGCGGGGTGGCAGGTCCAGCTTGGTCTCGCCGAGGACCTCGCCGGTGATCAGTTTGCGACGCAGGAAGGAGACGACCTGGTTGGTGACTTCTACGGAGCCGTAACAGAGCCGTCCGTCACCCCACGGGATCTCGGTGTCGGTCTCCAGGACGGCGATGGAGGTGGTGTCGCGGGCGGTTGTCGAGTACGGCGGGTCGGCCTGCTCGACCAGCGCGACCGAGTCCTCCAGATCCAGTTTCCGGACCAGATAGGTGCGGCCCTGGTGGAGGTGGACGGCTCCGTCGTGGACGGCGGTGTGTGCGGCCGATTCGTCGACTGTGCCCAGCAGCCGGCCGGTGCCCTCCTCGACGATCTGGACCGGACGGCCGCCCTCGCCACGGATGTCGGTGAGATCGGCGGCCCGCTCACGGCGGGTCCAGTGCCAGCCCGAAGCCCGCTTGCGGAGCAGTTT is drawn from Streptomyces sp. NBC_01717 and contains these coding sequences:
- a CDS encoding DUF4244 domain-containing protein, with translation MAQRIRSWVRGMVRRARSDGGMTTSEYAVGTIAACAFAAVLYKVVTSSPVMSALQSLLKDALDAKF
- a CDS encoding TadE family type IV pilus minor pilin, translated to MRSSERRPPGSGSGEAGGGGGGGDRGAVTAEAAMVIPVLALFALALVWALMAASAQIRCVDAARAGARAAARSEPEAQVLAAARSAAPDRARVDLERAGELWRVRVAAPTPGPGPLTLTLSAEAAALAEDTVGVVP